One region of Haloprofundus salilacus genomic DNA includes:
- a CDS encoding bacterio-opsin activator domain-containing protein has translation MSVIVEFTVADEEFILGQVLSDPPGMHIELERIVPTGSSVIPFLWVRGENYQAFEDRVQGSERVAELVVLDQLDDEVLYRVEWTDEPHSLLEGINQTGGVILEANGNRGWEFRLRFPNHDALSQFYNFCTEHDITIHIDRSYTLTERSDIGHQFGLSQQQREALVLGLRRGYFDTPSQVSLNELAEELGISQQAISSRIRRGSKQVLSEALLTSAVESD, from the coding sequence ATGAGTGTCATTGTTGAGTTCACCGTCGCTGACGAGGAATTCATCCTCGGTCAGGTGCTTTCTGATCCGCCCGGTATGCACATCGAACTCGAACGGATCGTCCCGACCGGCTCGTCGGTCATCCCGTTCCTCTGGGTGCGGGGGGAAAACTACCAGGCGTTCGAAGATCGGGTCCAGGGGAGCGAGCGCGTCGCCGAACTCGTCGTTCTCGACCAGTTGGACGACGAGGTGCTGTACCGCGTTGAGTGGACAGACGAACCACACAGTCTATTGGAGGGTATCAATCAAACTGGAGGCGTAATCCTTGAAGCGAATGGCAACAGAGGGTGGGAGTTCCGGCTCCGGTTCCCGAACCATGACGCCCTCTCACAATTTTACAATTTCTGTACCGAGCACGACATAACCATCCATATCGACCGAAGCTATACCCTCACCGAGCGAAGCGATATCGGACACCAGTTCGGCCTTTCGCAGCAACAACGGGAAGCACTCGTTCTGGGGCTTCGGCGTGGGTACTTCGATACACCGAGCCAAGTCTCGCTGAACGAACTGGCCGAGGAACTCGGGATTTCTCAACAGGCCATTTCGAGCCGGATTCGTCGGGGGTCGAAGCAAGTGTTATCCGAAGCCTTGCTCACCTCAGCGGTGGAATCGGACTGA
- a CDS encoding RNA-guided endonuclease InsQ/TnpB family protein, translated as MADDYVRRTAITRLEVTDEQRDPLKETISEWKRGCQLATDMAWGKCNAKSDVQPLAYDDVREHTDLGSQHAILATHQAAQAITGCLERRSKGKKVSKPTFTAPTVKYDTRTMTLFDDDTVSLSTTESRVRCPLALPDANNGYQRQYLDSDTWSVTESTLTARDGDYFLHIGFRRHKNDAERNTAEDGTVLGVDLGIENLAVTSTAYFFSGRELTHTLREFEKVRAGLQQTGTRNAHRTLKQSSGRELRYVRDVLHRASNAIVAEALCYDCDVIAFEDLTHIRDRTGASWGHKWAFRTLYEQVEYKGEAEGISVKQAGSAYTSKRCAECGFTANENRPTRNDFQCVKCGSEANADYNAAKNIGMRYVRRGQQSSRRTGNSQLALKSGTVTPSGGFTAHPDGFEAEFMDKPHPRRANPSG; from the coding sequence GTGGCAGACGACTACGTGCGTCGAACGGCAATCACTCGTCTCGAAGTCACTGACGAGCAACGCGATCCCCTCAAAGAGACAATCTCCGAGTGGAAGCGTGGTTGCCAACTCGCCACGGACATGGCGTGGGGCAAGTGCAACGCCAAGAGCGACGTACAGCCCCTCGCCTACGACGACGTGCGCGAACACACCGACCTCGGCAGTCAGCACGCGATTCTCGCCACCCACCAAGCCGCACAAGCCATCACCGGCTGTCTCGAACGCCGCTCGAAAGGCAAGAAGGTGAGCAAGCCCACCTTCACCGCACCCACGGTGAAGTACGACACCCGGACCATGACGCTGTTCGATGACGATACGGTGTCGCTCTCCACAACGGAGAGTCGCGTCCGGTGTCCACTCGCCCTGCCCGACGCCAACAATGGCTACCAACGGCAGTACCTCGACTCAGACACGTGGAGCGTCACTGAAAGTACGCTCACCGCCCGTGACGGCGACTACTTCTTACATATCGGCTTCCGCAGACACAAGAACGATGCTGAGAGGAACACCGCCGAGGACGGAACGGTCCTCGGGGTTGACCTCGGTATCGAAAACCTTGCCGTCACAAGTACCGCTTACTTCTTCAGCGGGCGGGAGTTAACCCACACCCTTCGCGAGTTTGAGAAGGTACGCGCCGGACTCCAACAGACCGGGACACGAAATGCCCACCGAACGCTCAAACAGTCGAGTGGCCGCGAACTTCGCTACGTCCGCGATGTGCTTCACCGGGCGTCGAACGCCATCGTCGCGGAAGCACTCTGCTACGACTGTGACGTGATTGCGTTCGAGGACCTAACCCACATCCGCGACCGAACCGGCGCATCGTGGGGGCACAAGTGGGCGTTCCGAACGCTCTACGAACAGGTGGAGTACAAGGGCGAAGCGGAAGGCATTTCGGTGAAACAGGCCGGTTCGGCGTACACGTCGAAGCGGTGTGCCGAGTGTGGATTCACGGCGAATGAGAATCGTCCGACTCGCAACGATTTCCAGTGTGTGAAGTGCGGGTCGGAAGCGAACGCGGATTACAACGCGGCGAAGAATATCGGTATGCGGTATGTCCGTCGGGGCCAACAGTCGTCTCGGCGGACGGGCAACAGTCAGCTTGCCCTGAAGTCTGGAACGGTGACGCCGAGCGGCGGATTTACCGCCCACCCGGATGGGTTCGAGGCCGAGTTCATGGACAAGCCCCACCCTCGACGAGCGAACCCCTCAGGGTGA
- a CDS encoding DUF7344 domain-containing protein encodes MIDRLYSVLANEDRRAVLDYFDGTPGETASLEDLADYLVDRRDGEDARSHERTLVRLHHVDLPKLAAAGIIDYDARTHTISYRGHPRVEKIEEL; translated from the coding sequence ATGATAGACCGATTGTACTCCGTGTTAGCGAACGAGGATCGTCGGGCGGTGCTCGACTACTTCGACGGCACTCCCGGGGAGACGGCGTCGCTTGAGGACCTCGCGGACTACCTCGTTGACCGTCGTGATGGAGAGGACGCTCGGTCGCATGAGCGTACCCTGGTACGACTCCACCACGTCGACTTACCGAAGCTGGCGGCTGCCGGCATCATCGATTACGACGCTCGGACCCACACAATCAGCTACCGTGGGCATCCCAGAGTGGAAAAGATCGAAGAGCTATAG
- a CDS encoding NAD(P)/FAD-dependent oxidoreductase, whose product MILDGSRDVMHHQEGNFLANGTRQFPLYFATRPLFEQVVRRRVADLDAVTFRSRCQWTDYIVDESATTVMGVAVTAAEGHSEELGADLVVDATGRTSRTPTWLRAHDYDPPKTDEVRVDMAYSTAHIERPVNDRQMILAAPSPELSRGGSTFPVEDGGRLVTLFGLHGNHPPTDEEGLIEFAADLPVPHFERLLDTRTWLSEDIAHYPFPTSIRRRYEDLKRFPEGLLVVGDALASFNPIYGQGMSVAALEALVLHHALADGSCEDLARRFFDRTKDIIDVAWTLSVGGDFTFPQTEGPKPRGTDLTNRYISHLLRGAHDDRVLREVFVKVLMMEQPPTTLFSPRILWRVLNPKI is encoded by the coding sequence GTGATACTCGACGGCTCGCGCGACGTGATGCACCATCAAGAGGGCAATTTCCTCGCCAACGGAACCCGACAGTTCCCGTTGTATTTTGCCACCCGACCACTCTTCGAACAAGTAGTTCGACGACGCGTTGCCGACCTCGACGCCGTCACGTTTCGATCGCGGTGTCAGTGGACCGATTACATCGTCGATGAATCCGCAACGACCGTGATGGGAGTCGCTGTCACTGCAGCGGAAGGTCACTCGGAGGAACTGGGTGCTGATCTGGTCGTCGATGCGACCGGTCGGACGTCTAGGACACCGACGTGGCTGCGGGCGCACGACTATGACCCGCCGAAAACCGACGAAGTCCGCGTCGATATGGCCTACAGTACGGCGCACATCGAACGGCCCGTCAACGACCGGCAAATGATCCTGGCGGCCCCATCGCCCGAACTCAGCCGTGGCGGTTCGACATTTCCGGTTGAAGACGGTGGACGGCTCGTGACCTTGTTCGGCCTGCACGGCAATCATCCGCCGACGGACGAGGAAGGACTGATCGAGTTCGCAGCGGACCTTCCCGTCCCGCATTTCGAACGGCTTCTCGACACGCGGACGTGGCTATCCGAGGATATCGCACACTACCCGTTCCCGACCAGTATCCGCCGGCGCTACGAGGATCTAAAGCGGTTTCCGGAGGGTCTGCTCGTCGTGGGTGATGCACTCGCCAGTTTCAATCCAATCTACGGACAGGGGATGTCGGTGGCGGCCTTGGAGGCGTTGGTGCTGCATCACGCGCTCGCGGACGGGAGCTGCGAGGATCTTGCCCGACGCTTTTTCGATAGGACCAAAGACATCATCGACGTCGCCTGGACGTTGTCCGTCGGCGGGGACTTCACATTCCCGCAAACCGAGGGCCCGAAGCCTCGCGGTACCGATCTGACCAACAGGTACATCTCCCACCTGTTGCGTGGGGCCCACGACGACCGCGTACTCCGAGAAGTGTTCGTCAAAGTGCTCATGATGGAACAGCCCCCGACGACACTATTCTCCCCTCGCATCCTGTGGCGCGTCCTCAACCCGAAGATATGA